The Caldisericia bacterium region TAAATTCACATCACCTTCCCTTTTATGTCCAAACCTAAAATTTTTTCCAACGATTACAGTTCTCAACCTAATCTTAGTTATCAAGAAATCAATGAATTCATTGGGTTTCAACAAAGAGATTTCTCTATTGAAAGGCAAAAATATAACTGCGTCAATGTTCAAATCTTTAAGTATCATTACCTTTTCCCTGGGCAGGAAAGCTACATTTTTCTCTTTCCCAAAATATATGAATGGTGGTGGGAAGAAGGAAAGGATAACCTTTTTCCCTTCAGATTCTGACAGTTTCTCTATGAGTTTAACATGACCAATATGAATGGCATCAAAACTTCCAATGGATAGATTTACATCGTAAAGATTGGGTAAATTGTAAAAAACCTTCATGATAT contains the following coding sequences:
- a CDS encoding FAD synthetase family protein: MKVFYNLPNLYDVNLSIGSFDAIHIGHVKLIEKLSESEGKKVILSFFPPPFIYFGKEKNVAFLPREKVMILKDLNIDAVIFLPFNREISLLKPNEFIDFLITKIRLRTVIVGKNFRFGHKREGDVNLLYNFGKNFGFHVISVTEERRNGEKISSSKIRELIRKGEIETANRFLFHQYFVFGRVIKKVLKTEELKLLPPSGSYMVKIDGEEFIAHVRDNEIYVPDYSNEGVREVKFIKKI